The proteins below are encoded in one region of Paenacidovorax monticola:
- a CDS encoding LysR family transcriptional regulator, which translates to MDLHSLTLFVEIVDCGNLSQAARKLKMTRANVSYHLAQLEKSVGAQLVRRTTRRVEPTEVGMRLYEHGRNIQNEVLAARETITSLGQGLQGRVGISVPSGYGQMVMSDWLIEFKRLYPGIVLDVLFENRADNLRDEVDIAIRVIQEPPLSLIARSLGNVRYLACASRAFAEQHGLPRTLFELRSAPVITAGVVGRQLRLAAYQGNERQEVMLEPTLISEHFPFLREGILAGLGIGLVPDYVVQDKIATGEMVTALEEYRLSIFGTHMYLLYMPNRHQTRAVRTCIDFLLDKARGQPAD; encoded by the coding sequence ATGGACTTGCACTCCCTGACCCTGTTCGTGGAAATCGTGGACTGCGGCAACCTCAGCCAGGCGGCGCGCAAGCTCAAGATGACGCGCGCCAACGTGAGCTACCACCTGGCCCAGCTCGAAAAGTCGGTTGGCGCACAGCTGGTGCGCCGCACCACGCGCCGCGTGGAGCCCACCGAAGTGGGCATGCGCCTGTACGAGCATGGCCGCAACATCCAGAACGAGGTGCTCGCGGCGCGCGAAACCATTACCAGCCTCGGGCAGGGACTGCAGGGGCGCGTGGGCATCAGCGTGCCCAGCGGCTATGGGCAGATGGTGATGAGCGACTGGCTCATCGAGTTCAAGCGCCTGTACCCCGGCATCGTGCTCGACGTGCTGTTCGAGAACCGGGCCGACAACCTGCGCGACGAGGTGGACATCGCCATCCGCGTGATCCAGGAGCCACCGCTGTCGCTCATTGCGCGCAGCCTGGGCAATGTGCGCTACCTGGCCTGCGCCTCGCGCGCGTTCGCCGAGCAGCACGGGCTGCCGCGCACGCTGTTCGAGCTGCGCAGCGCCCCCGTCATCACGGCGGGCGTGGTGGGCCGGCAGCTGCGCCTTGCGGCCTACCAGGGCAACGAGCGCCAGGAGGTGATGCTGGAGCCCACGCTGATCTCGGAGCACTTCCCGTTCCTGCGCGAGGGCATCCTGGCAGGCCTTGGCATCGGACTGGTGCCCGACTACGTGGTGCAGGACAAGATCGCCACGGGCGAGATGGTGACCGCGCTGGAGGAGTACCGGCTCAGCATCTTTGGCACGCACATGTACCTGCTGTACATGCCGAACCGGCACCAGACCCGGGCCGTGCGCACCTGCATCGACTTCCTGCTCGACAAGGCGCGGGGCCAGCCTGCGGACTGA
- a CDS encoding 3-hydroxyacyl-CoA dehydrogenase NAD-binding domain-containing protein: protein MPHRHHSTGDKRVPADHPASAVQTARHGHVLVVSINNPPVNALGQAVRAGLLAAMEQAESDAAVQAVLIVGEGKAFIAGADIREFGKPPVPPSLPEVCGRIEASRKIVVAAIHGPALGGGLEVALSAHYRLALPEAKLGLPEVNLGLLPGAGGTQRAPRLMGVAAAADLMLTGKHLSAKAALAAGLVDKLVDGTDATAAGLAYTNELLAAQAAPRRTRDIEIADKAAALAALDTLAADTAKKSRGLFSPLKIVECVRAAVELPFDEGIAKERALFVECLNSPQRAGLIHAFFAERETAKIPEAKAAAPRHFAKIAVIGGGTMGAGITVSALDAGLTVTMIERDAESIARGQANVEKVYNGLIAKGRMTEETKAAILARYTPSTSYDAIRDVDLVIEAVFEDLEVKKAVFKELDRVCKPGAVLATNTSYLDIDAIAAATSRPQDVIGLHFFSPANIMKLLEIVVPAKVAPDVVTTAFELAKRMKKVPVRAGVCDGFIGNRILAVYKQAADYLMEDGASPYEIDEAVRGFGYPMGPFQVTDLAGGDIGWATRKRRAATRDPKARYVEVADRVCERGWFGQKTGRGFYLYPQGARVGQADPEVLAIVDAERARKGVTPRQFTAEEIMRRYMAAMVNEGAKVLEEGIALRPLDIDVTFLSGYGFPRFRGGPMKWADMQGLEKVLADIREFAKEDALFWKPAPLLEKLVAEGRDFESLNKAA, encoded by the coding sequence ATGCCGCATCGACACCATTCCACTGGAGACAAGCGCGTGCCTGCCGACCATCCCGCATCCGCCGTTCAAACCGCCCGCCACGGCCATGTGCTGGTGGTCAGCATCAACAATCCTCCCGTGAATGCCCTGGGCCAGGCCGTGCGCGCAGGCCTGCTGGCTGCCATGGAGCAGGCCGAGTCCGATGCCGCCGTCCAGGCGGTGCTGATCGTGGGCGAAGGCAAGGCTTTCATCGCCGGCGCCGACATCCGCGAATTCGGCAAGCCGCCCGTGCCGCCTTCGCTGCCCGAGGTGTGCGGCCGCATCGAGGCGTCTCGCAAGATCGTGGTCGCCGCGATCCATGGCCCGGCCCTGGGCGGTGGCCTGGAAGTGGCCCTGTCCGCCCACTACCGTCTGGCCCTGCCGGAGGCCAAGCTCGGCCTGCCCGAAGTCAACCTGGGCCTGCTGCCCGGAGCCGGCGGCACGCAGCGCGCGCCGCGCCTGATGGGCGTGGCAGCGGCCGCCGACCTCATGCTCACCGGCAAGCACCTGTCGGCCAAGGCTGCGCTGGCTGCAGGCCTGGTGGACAAGCTGGTCGATGGCACGGATGCCACGGCCGCCGGCCTGGCCTACACCAACGAACTGCTGGCCGCCCAGGCCGCACCGCGCCGCACGCGCGACATTGAAATCGCCGACAAGGCGGCCGCCCTGGCCGCGCTGGACACGCTGGCTGCCGACACCGCCAAGAAGAGCCGTGGCCTGTTCTCGCCCCTGAAGATCGTGGAATGCGTGCGCGCGGCCGTGGAACTGCCGTTCGACGAAGGCATCGCCAAGGAGCGTGCCCTGTTCGTGGAATGCCTGAACAGCCCGCAGCGCGCCGGCCTGATCCACGCCTTCTTCGCCGAACGCGAAACCGCCAAGATTCCCGAGGCCAAGGCCGCCGCGCCGCGCCACTTTGCCAAGATCGCCGTCATCGGCGGCGGCACCATGGGCGCCGGCATCACGGTGTCCGCGCTGGACGCGGGCCTCACGGTGACCATGATCGAGCGCGACGCCGAATCCATCGCACGCGGCCAGGCCAATGTGGAGAAGGTCTACAACGGCCTGATCGCCAAGGGCCGCATGACCGAGGAGACCAAGGCCGCCATCCTGGCGCGCTACACACCCAGCACTTCCTACGACGCAATCCGCGACGTGGACCTGGTGATCGAGGCCGTGTTCGAGGACCTCGAAGTCAAGAAGGCCGTGTTCAAGGAGCTGGACCGCGTCTGCAAGCCGGGCGCCGTGCTGGCCACCAACACCTCCTACCTGGACATCGACGCCATCGCGGCCGCCACTTCGCGCCCGCAGGACGTGATCGGCCTGCACTTCTTCAGCCCCGCCAACATCATGAAGCTGCTGGAGATCGTGGTGCCCGCCAAGGTCGCGCCCGATGTGGTGACCACGGCCTTCGAGCTGGCCAAGCGCATGAAGAAGGTGCCCGTGCGCGCCGGCGTCTGCGACGGCTTCATCGGCAACCGCATCCTGGCCGTCTACAAGCAGGCCGCCGACTACCTCATGGAAGACGGTGCCAGCCCCTACGAGATCGACGAGGCCGTGCGCGGCTTCGGCTACCCCATGGGTCCGTTCCAGGTGACCGACCTGGCCGGCGGCGACATCGGCTGGGCCACGCGCAAGCGCCGCGCGGCCACGCGCGATCCCAAGGCCCGCTATGTCGAGGTGGCCGATCGTGTCTGCGAGCGCGGCTGGTTCGGCCAAAAGACGGGCCGCGGCTTCTACCTCTACCCGCAGGGCGCCCGTGTGGGCCAGGCCGATCCCGAGGTGCTGGCCATCGTCGACGCCGAGCGCGCCAGGAAGGGCGTGACGCCGCGCCAGTTCACGGCCGAGGAAATCATGCGCCGCTACATGGCCGCCATGGTCAACGAAGGCGCCAAGGTGCTGGAGGAGGGCATTGCCCTGCGCCCGCTGGACATCGACGTGACCTTCCTGTCCGGCTACGGCTTTCCGCGCTTCCGTGGCGGCCCGATGAAGTGGGCCGACATGCAGGGGCTCGAAAAGGTGCTGGCCGACATCCGCGAATTCGCCAAGGAAGACGCGCTGTTCTGGAAGCCCGCGCCCCTGCTCGAAAAGCTGGTCGCCGAAGGCCGCGATTTCGAAAGCCTGAACAAGGCGGCGTAA
- a CDS encoding acetyl-CoA C-acyltransferase yields the protein MREAVIVSTARTPLTKSHRGEFNVTPAAQLAAFSVKAAVERSGIDPALIEDLILGCGSPDGFQGRNLGRQAVLRAGLPLSIAGTTITRYCASGLQSIAVAAGRIVAEGVDAMIAGGVETISGIRPGNNLPTDMDPWLVEHKPALYMAMIDTADIVARRYGISREDQDAFSLQSQQRTAAAQAAGLFKDEIIPCATRMAEKNKDTGEITYRDVVATQDNCNRASTTLEGLAKLEPVKGPDQFITAGNASQLSDGSSACVLMEAKQAERLGLSPLGAFRGLAVAGCEPDEMGIGPVFAVPKLLARHGLQVEDIDLWELNEAFASQALYCQRQLGIPNERLNVNGGAISIGHPFGMTGARLAGHILLEGRRRKARDASVKWGVVTMCIAGGMGAAGLFEIY from the coding sequence ATGCGCGAAGCCGTCATCGTTTCCACTGCCCGCACGCCGCTGACCAAGTCGCACCGCGGCGAGTTCAACGTCACGCCCGCCGCCCAGCTGGCGGCCTTCTCGGTCAAGGCCGCCGTCGAGCGCTCCGGCATCGACCCGGCCCTGATCGAGGACCTGATCCTGGGCTGCGGCAGCCCCGACGGCTTCCAGGGCCGCAACCTGGGCCGCCAGGCCGTGCTGCGCGCCGGGCTGCCGCTGTCCATCGCGGGCACGACCATCACGCGCTACTGCGCCTCGGGCCTGCAATCCATCGCCGTCGCGGCAGGCCGCATCGTCGCCGAGGGCGTGGACGCCATGATCGCGGGCGGCGTGGAGACCATCTCCGGCATCCGCCCCGGCAACAACCTGCCCACCGACATGGACCCCTGGCTGGTGGAGCACAAGCCCGCTCTGTACATGGCCATGATCGATACGGCCGACATCGTGGCGCGCCGCTACGGCATCAGCCGCGAGGACCAGGATGCCTTTTCGCTGCAAAGCCAGCAGCGCACGGCAGCGGCCCAGGCCGCCGGCCTGTTCAAGGACGAGATCATCCCCTGCGCCACGCGCATGGCCGAGAAGAACAAGGACACGGGCGAGATCACCTACCGCGACGTGGTCGCCACCCAGGACAACTGCAACCGCGCCTCCACCACGCTGGAAGGCCTGGCCAAGCTCGAACCCGTCAAGGGCCCGGACCAATTCATCACGGCCGGCAATGCCTCGCAACTGTCCGATGGCTCCTCGGCCTGCGTGCTGATGGAAGCCAAGCAGGCCGAGCGCCTGGGCCTGTCGCCGCTGGGCGCCTTCCGAGGCTTGGCCGTGGCCGGCTGCGAGCCTGACGAGATGGGCATCGGCCCGGTCTTCGCCGTCCCCAAGCTGCTGGCGCGCCACGGCCTCCAGGTTGAGGACATCGACCTGTGGGAACTCAACGAGGCCTTCGCCTCCCAGGCCCTGTACTGCCAGCGCCAGCTGGGCATTCCCAACGAGCGCCTGAACGTCAACGGCGGCGCCATCTCCATCGGCCACCCCTTCGGCATGACGGGTGCGCGCCTGGCGGGCCACATCCTGCTGGAAGGCCGGCGCCGCAAGGCGCGGGACGCGTCAGTCAAGTGGGGTGTTGTGACGATGTGCATTGCCGGTGGCATGGGCGCAGCCGGCCTGTTCGAAATTTATTGA
- a CDS encoding acyl-CoA dehydrogenase family protein encodes MDLQFTPEELAFRDEVRGFLKDQLPEDLSHKVKNGLQLTKQDMERWHAILNARGWLANHWPEKHGGPGWSAVQKFIFEHECALAGTPRIVPFGLSMLGPVLIKYGNEAQKAHWLPRILDGSDWWCQGYSEPGSGSDLASVKTSAVREGDHYIVNGQKTWTTLGQHANMIFCLVRTNREAKAQQGISFLLIDMNSPGVEVRPIITLDGEHEVNEVFFTDVKVPVENLVGEEDKGWTYAKYLLTYERTNIAGVGFSVAGLQKLKAVTGRVLRNGKPLSQDPLFAARLAKVEIDLENMKTTNLRVIAAVAGGGVPGAESSMLKIRGTQIRQEILSLVRRAMGPYAAPFIEEALQAGYDQPAIGDAAAATAAAAYFNYRKLSIFGGSNEIQKNIISKMILGL; translated from the coding sequence ATGGATCTGCAATTCACCCCCGAAGAACTGGCCTTCCGCGACGAGGTTCGCGGCTTCCTCAAGGACCAACTGCCCGAGGATCTGTCGCACAAGGTTAAAAATGGCCTGCAGCTGACCAAGCAGGACATGGAGCGCTGGCACGCCATCCTCAACGCGCGCGGCTGGCTGGCCAACCACTGGCCTGAAAAGCATGGCGGCCCGGGCTGGAGCGCGGTGCAGAAGTTCATCTTCGAGCATGAGTGCGCACTGGCGGGCACGCCGCGCATCGTGCCCTTCGGCCTGAGCATGCTCGGCCCCGTGCTCATCAAGTACGGCAACGAGGCGCAGAAGGCCCACTGGCTGCCGCGCATCCTCGATGGCTCCGACTGGTGGTGCCAGGGCTATTCGGAGCCGGGCTCGGGCTCGGACCTGGCCTCGGTCAAGACCTCGGCCGTGCGCGAGGGCGACCACTACATCGTCAACGGTCAGAAGACCTGGACCACGCTGGGCCAGCACGCCAACATGATCTTCTGCCTGGTGCGCACCAACCGCGAGGCCAAGGCGCAGCAGGGCATCAGCTTCCTGCTGATCGACATGAACTCGCCCGGTGTGGAAGTGCGCCCCATCATCACGCTGGACGGCGAGCACGAGGTCAACGAAGTCTTCTTCACCGACGTCAAGGTACCCGTGGAGAACCTGGTTGGCGAGGAGGACAAGGGCTGGACCTATGCCAAGTACCTGCTGACCTACGAGCGCACCAACATCGCGGGCGTGGGCTTCTCGGTGGCCGGCCTGCAAAAGCTCAAGGCCGTCACTGGCCGCGTGCTGCGCAACGGCAAGCCCCTGTCGCAGGACCCGCTGTTCGCGGCCCGCCTGGCCAAGGTCGAGATCGACCTGGAGAACATGAAGACCACCAACCTGCGCGTGATCGCCGCCGTGGCCGGTGGCGGCGTGCCGGGCGCGGAAAGCTCCATGCTCAAGATCCGCGGCACCCAGATCCGCCAGGAAATCCTGTCCCTGGTGCGCCGCGCCATGGGGCCGTATGCCGCGCCCTTCATCGAAGAGGCCCTGCAGGCCGGCTACGACCAGCCCGCCATTGGCGACGCCGCTGCCGCCACGGCCGCCGCTGCGTACTTCAACTACCGCAAGCTGTCGATCTTCGGCGGCTCCAATGAGATTCAAAAGAACATCATCTCCAAGATGATCCTGGGCCTCTGA
- a CDS encoding acyl-CoA dehydrogenase family protein, translating to MNFEHTEDRRMLADSLNRFVSEQYAIEARNQVAYGEEGHSPLLYGQFADIGAIGALFPEDAGGFGGQGFDISVVFECLGRGLVAEPLLGALVVGQALIAAGSDAQKEQLAGIIGGGTIAALGHDEPGSHYELNNVSTTAVRSGDGWVLNGAKGVVAFGEKADLLLVSARTSGSQYDEAGISLFLVPGHAAGIQKRGYNRIEGGRAAELVLDQVQVGADALLGAEGQGLSLLERISGYAVLALTAEAVGAMDVAKDQTLEYLRTRKQFGVPIGSFQALQHRMADLLLEVEQARSAVINAAAAIADEDRVAREKALSAAKVSIGRIGTLVAEESIQMHGGIGMTWELPLAHYAKRLVMIDHQFGDEDHHLARYIALSQEG from the coding sequence ATGAACTTCGAACACACCGAAGACCGCCGCATGCTGGCGGACAGCCTCAACCGCTTCGTCTCCGAGCAGTACGCCATCGAGGCGCGCAACCAGGTCGCCTATGGCGAGGAGGGCCACAGCCCGCTGCTGTACGGCCAGTTCGCGGACATCGGCGCCATCGGCGCGCTGTTTCCCGAGGACGCGGGCGGCTTCGGCGGGCAGGGCTTCGACATCAGCGTGGTCTTCGAATGCCTGGGCCGCGGTCTGGTGGCCGAGCCCCTGCTGGGCGCCCTGGTCGTGGGCCAGGCCCTGATCGCGGCGGGCAGCGATGCGCAAAAGGAACAGCTAGCCGGCATCATCGGCGGCGGCACCATCGCGGCGCTGGGCCATGACGAGCCGGGCAGCCATTACGAACTGAACAACGTCTCCACCACGGCCGTGCGCAGCGGCGACGGCTGGGTGCTCAACGGCGCCAAGGGCGTGGTCGCCTTCGGCGAGAAGGCCGACCTGCTGCTGGTCTCGGCCCGCACGTCGGGCAGCCAGTACGACGAGGCCGGCATCAGCCTGTTCCTGGTCCCCGGCCATGCCGCAGGCATCCAAAAGCGCGGCTACAACCGCATCGAAGGCGGCCGCGCGGCCGAGCTGGTGCTGGACCAGGTGCAGGTCGGCGCAGACGCACTGTTGGGCGCCGAAGGCCAGGGCCTGTCCCTGCTGGAGCGCATCAGTGGCTACGCCGTGCTGGCGCTGACGGCCGAGGCCGTGGGCGCCATGGACGTGGCCAAGGACCAGACGCTGGAATACCTGCGCACGCGCAAGCAGTTCGGCGTGCCCATCGGCAGCTTCCAGGCCCTGCAGCATCGCATGGCCGACCTGCTGCTGGAAGTGGAGCAGGCGCGCTCGGCCGTGATCAACGCTGCAGCCGCCATTGCCGACGAGGACCGCGTGGCGCGCGAAAAGGCCTTGTCGGCCGCCAAGGTCAGCATCGGCCGCATCGGCACCCTGGTGGCCGAGGAAAGCATCCAGATGCACGGCGGCATCGGCATGACCTGGGAACTGCCCCTGGCCCACTATGCCAAGCGCCTGGTCATGATCGACCACCAGTTCGGCGACGAGGACCACCACCTCGCCCGCTACATCGCCCTGAGCCAGGAAGGCTGA
- a CDS encoding oxepin-CoA hydrolase, alternative type, producing MDAPLLIRREGPVLVLSNNNVAARNALSPEFYAAVTAALREAAADATVGAIVLTGEGGHFCAGGDLRQLSRRRELPMEERRAKLEGLHDMIRSVRDCPKPVIAAVEGAAAGAGLSLALACDMLVAAKNAVFSVAYVKVGLTPDGGATAFLAEFVSRQVLTELCLTGERISGERLHALGPVNRLAEPGQALAEATALARQVASGPEQAMARIKDLCRRAPHHTLEQQLELEAQHMVRSQETEESREGMGAFLDKRQPDYAKLRGTQA from the coding sequence ATGGATGCGCCGCTGCTGATCCGCCGAGAAGGGCCGGTGCTGGTCCTGTCCAACAACAACGTGGCCGCGCGCAACGCGCTCTCGCCCGAGTTCTATGCGGCCGTGACAGCCGCGTTGCGCGAAGCGGCGGCCGATGCCACGGTGGGGGCCATCGTGCTCACCGGCGAAGGCGGCCATTTCTGCGCGGGCGGCGATCTGCGCCAGCTGTCCCGGCGCCGCGAGCTGCCCATGGAGGAGCGCCGCGCCAAGCTCGAAGGCCTGCACGACATGATCCGCAGCGTGCGCGACTGCCCCAAGCCTGTGATCGCCGCCGTCGAAGGCGCGGCTGCGGGCGCGGGCCTGTCGCTGGCCCTGGCCTGTGACATGCTGGTGGCCGCGAAGAACGCGGTTTTCTCCGTTGCCTACGTCAAGGTGGGCCTCACGCCCGACGGCGGTGCCACCGCCTTCCTGGCCGAATTCGTCTCGCGCCAAGTGCTGACCGAGCTGTGCCTGACCGGCGAGCGCATCAGCGGCGAGCGCCTGCACGCCCTGGGCCCTGTCAACCGCCTGGCCGAGCCAGGGCAGGCGCTGGCCGAAGCCACGGCACTGGCGCGCCAGGTCGCGTCCGGCCCCGAGCAGGCCATGGCCCGCATCAAGGACCTGTGCCGGCGGGCACCGCACCATACGCTGGAGCAGCAGTTGGAGCTGGAGGCGCAGCACATGGTGCGTTCGCAGGAGACGGAGGAGTCGCGCGAGGGCATGGGCGCCTTCCTCGACAAGCGCCAGCCCGACTACGCGAAGCTGCGCGGCACGCAAGCCTGA